AGGCCTTAATGACCGCCGCGCCGAGTTCAACAGCGGAAAGGGGCGCCAGCGCGCCATGAAAACTGCCAATCGGTGTCCGCGTTGCCGCGACAATAACAACGTCCTGCATGATGTTCTCCTCAGGCAAAGTGCATTTCAGGAACCCGATCTGCAACGATCAGCTTGCCTGCGGTTTTCTCAATGATTTCTTCCACGCTGACGCCAGGGGCTCGTTCACGCAGAATGAACGCGCCATCGGCGATGTCGAGTAACGCCAGGTCGGTCAGAACACGTTTGATACATCCCACGCCGGTCAGCGGCAGGGTGCAGGCGGGCAGTAATTTGGATTCGCCGTTTTTGGAGGCGTGGGTCATGACGACGATGATGTTCTCGGCGCCGGCAACCAAATCCATTGCGCCGCCCATCCCTTTCACCATCTTGCCGGGGATCATCCACGAGGCGATGCTGCCGTTGACGTCGACCTCAAACGCGCCGAGCACCGTCAGATCGACGTGACCGCCACGGATCATGGCGAACGATTGCGCAGAATCGAAAATGGCTGCCCCTTTGCGGGCCGTTACGGTCTGCTTCCCGGCATTGATCATGTCGGCGTCGAGTTCCCTTTCGGTCGGAAATGCCCCCATGCCCAGCAAACCGTTTTCTGACTGCAGCATCACGTCCATTCCGTCGGGAATATAGTTCGCGACCAGCGTAGGAATGCCAATCCCCAGATTGACGTAGTAGCCGTCGCGCAGTTCGCGGGCGACACGCATCGCCATTTGTTCACGCGTTAACATGGTCAGACTCCTTGGGCTCGCAGGGTGCGTTGCTCGATACGTTTTTCGAAATGCCCCTGGATAATGCGGTTGACGAAAATACCGGGGGTATGGATGGCGGCGGGATCAAGCTCGCCGGGAGGGACAATCTCTTCAACTTCCACCACCGTGATTCGCCCGGCGGCGGCCATTAAGGGATTGAAGTTTTGCGCGGTATGGCGGTAAATCACGTTCCCGTACCAGTCGGCTTTCCAGCCTTTAACCAACGCGAAATCACCGGTGATCGCCCGTTCCATGATGTAAGGACGACCGTCAAATTCACGTACCTCTTTGCCTTCAGCGACGGGCGTACCGTAGCCGGTAGCGGTAAAGAAGGCGGGAATGCCCGCGC
This Citrobacter enshiensis DNA region includes the following protein-coding sequences:
- a CDS encoding CoA transferase subunit A, encoding MAGLDKRVATYKEALEGLTDNMTLLAGGFGLCGIPENLIEEVRRRGVQGLTVVSNNCGVDGFGLGILLDNRQVRKVVASYVGENALFEKQVLSGELDAVLTPQGTLAEQLRAGGAGIPAFFTATGYGTPVAEGKEVREFDGRPYIMERAITGDFALVKGWKADWYGNVIYRHTAQNFNPLMAAAGRITVVEVEEIVPPGELDPAAIHTPGIFVNRIIQGHFEKRIEQRTLRAQGV
- a CDS encoding CoA transferase subunit B; translated protein: MLTREQMAMRVARELRDGYYVNLGIGIPTLVANYIPDGMDVMLQSENGLLGMGAFPTERELDADMINAGKQTVTARKGAAIFDSAQSFAMIRGGHVDLTVLGAFEVDVNGSIASWMIPGKMVKGMGGAMDLVAGAENIIVVMTHASKNGESKLLPACTLPLTGVGCIKRVLTDLALLDIADGAFILRERAPGVSVEEIIEKTAGKLIVADRVPEMHFA